The Neoarius graeffei isolate fNeoGra1 chromosome 25, fNeoGra1.pri, whole genome shotgun sequence genome includes a region encoding these proteins:
- the LOC132873038 gene encoding uncharacterized protein LOC132873038 has product MGTEGRPSKHFLRYVAILLIHICVVNSQGLPQDSDMIVEFNQTDAHLDHVREKRDALILTARTTSSATTKSTDTATSTTNSTTPTNTAATTRNSMTTHATMTNSTTINSSNTAATTTHSTTMNFTNTAATTTNTSTTNSSNTAATRTNSTTTNSPNIAATTTNSTTTNSPNTAATRTNSTTTNSTNTVATTTNSTTTNSLNTVATTTNSTTTNSLNTVATTTNSTTTNSSNIAATTTNSTTTNSPNITATRTNSTTTNSSNTAATTTSTLTTNSSNTAATRTNSTTTNSLNTVATTTNSTTTNSSNIAATTTNSTITNSPNITATRTNSTTTNSSNTAATTTNTLTTNSSNTAATRTNSTTTNSLNTVATTTNSTTTNSSNIAATTTNSTITNSPNTAATTTNSTTTNSSNTAATTTHSTTMNFTNTAATTTNTSTTNSSNTAATRTNSTTTNSPNIAATTTNSTTTNSPNTAATRTNSTTTNSTNTVATTTNSTTTNSLNTVATTTNSTTTNSLNTVATTTNSTTTNSSNIAATTTNSTTTNSPNITATRTNSTTTNSSNTAATTTSTLTTNSSNTAATRTNSTTTNSLNTVATTTNSTTTNSSNIAATTTNSTITNSPNTAATTTNSTTTNSPNTAATTTNSTTTNTSNTAATAINTITTNSSNKSATRTNTTTTNSSNIAATTTNSTITNSPNITATGTNSTTTNSSNTAATTTNTLTTNSSNTAATRTNSTTTNSLNTVATTTNSTTTNSSNIAATTTNSTITNSPNTAATTTNSTTTNSSNTAATTTHSTTMNFTNTAATTTNTSTTNSSNTAATRTNSTTTNSPNIAATTTNSTTTNSPNTAATRTNSTTTNSTNTVATTTNSTTTNSLNTVATTTNSTTTNSLNTVAPTTNSTTTNSSNIAATTTNSTTTNSPNITATRTNSTTTNSSNTAATTTSTLTTNSSNTAATRTNSTTTNSLNTVATTTNSTTTNSSNIAATTTNSTITNSPNTAATTTNSTTTNSPNTAATTTNSTTTNTSNTAATAINTITTNSSNKSATRTNTTTINSSNTAATTTNTSTTNSSNTAATRTNTTTTNSPNTAATTTNSTTTNSSNTAATTTNTSTTNSSSTAATRTNTTTTNSPNTAATTTNFTTTNSSNIAATRTNSTSTNSPNTVATTINTTTTNSISITAAATNSTNTAPTSTKPTTMKFTSTVATTTNFTTTVTPNTVLPNEYLMDIDIYTRNIVNLNLLQNILETLSLPLINTNINVTEINITTVCILSDGEYQCMCEDQYFWPYEMCIVYGACDDSMDGLCGCINAIPSDGQFCQPISELTMLQTEYLLEIEINTMNIAELNFLKKILEILSLPLINSNIHVTEINITTVCTLSDGEYQCMCEDQYFWPYEMCIVYGACDDSMDGLCGCINAIPSDGQFCQPISELTMPQTEYLLETEINAMNKAVLNVLKNILETLSLPLIDSNIHVAEINITTVCSLNGTEYQCRCEDQYVWPYEMCTVYGSCDDITDGSCGCISALPNDGHFCKPIMPQTEYLLEIDINTMTKEVLKLLKNMLEALSLPLINSDISVTELNITTVCLLNGTEYQCRCEDRHLWPCEKCTLYGSCDYNASGSCGCINAIPNDGHFCQPISEMMDMSPCTTVTHVISFSLKINEEFNFALSNTSSGKYKKYTNAIVDSINGSYSSVSAYKVNSATVTGFRPGSVIADFNINAASDNLDLVSANQQVIAQLRNQGYNISDDAFSRTVKDGLYQSRDQIYPENNLTLTCNTKVNDSITWKKNGYDLVPSDRILIFKTTLVVKETTPNDSGVYECRTTMNSMPYVIWQSIMIPEPNIQVNSSKDFECGNITKKLQCCVEPSYNVTWISSRDCSEKVEENGCIYCDYNMTESECNANDQIMTVICTLTESDYSKSIRISAVNRKFECSDDAFGVGNVGENKTGDCHADMIGYQIARCDESGDWIVTYDSCILPVIKYLKDRSQNLLVIDLPKFAHNVSNATTAHVSEIARSPATILTIVELLKTISDLSQSVTIPINTMRDFLQILDVIGSAEALHAWLQINSNGTTMMKSSELLTSIERIVRRLPPESFDIATNYTSLKKNKSITNGFNETFGINSTTQISIPVTIPWTSLTVIISLSLNIILPVRNQTYNDNSQTGTTLNGDVAVIEPNSTINSISLSFALKNKTLGSPQCVFWNVNLLNGIGGWDPTGCQLKPLGNESERYTCECNHTTSFSILMSPFPPDTDNKKKALDIITYIGVGISMASLVLCLIIEIIIWKSVTKNETSYMRHVSVVNIAVSLLIANICFIIGAAVVKKGVEPCSTVTFFMHFFYLALFFWMLLSALLLLYRTLMVFSRMSKGTMMAIAFTVGYGAPLIIAVITVASTAGSEGYIQKDYNCWLNWNKTKALLAFVIPALTIVAINLLVLIVVLCKMLKRRVNASIQPDEKHPLVVIARCVGILTPLFGLTWGFGIGTMVSSNFGIHVVFAFLNSLQGFFILLFGTLLDQKVREALARKLAHANISSNRTRSTSTGPSS; this is encoded by the exons CATTAATCCTAACTGCCAGAACTACAAGCTCTGCAACCACAAAATCTACAGACACAGCTACCAGCACAACAAACTCCACAACCCCTACAAATACAGCTGCCACAACGAGAAACTCCATGACCACACATGCCACCATGACAAATTCCACAACCATAAACTCTTCAAACACAGCTGCCACCACTACACATTCCACAACCATGAATTTTACAAACACAGCTGCCACCACTACAAACACCTCAACCACTAACTCTTCAAACACTGCTGCAACCAGGACAAACTCCACAACTACTAACTCTCCAAACATAGCTGCCACCACTACAAACTCCACAACCACTAACTCTCCAAACACAGCTGCCACCAGGACAAACTCCACAACTACTAACTCCACAAACACAGTTGCCACCACTACAAACTCCACAACCACTAATTCTCTAAACACAGTTGCCACCACTACAAACTCCACAACCACTAATTCTCTAAACACAGTTGCCACCACTACAAACTCCACAACCACTAACTCTTCAAACATCGCTGCCACCACTACAAACTCCACAACCACTAACTCCCCAAACATAACTGCCACCAGGACAAACTCCACAACCACTAACTCTTCAAACACAGCTGCCACCACTACAAGCACCTTAACCACTAACTCTTCAAACACCGCTGCAACCAGGACAAACTCCACAACCACTAATTCTCTAAACACAGTTGCCACCACTACAAACTCCACAACCACTAACTCTTCAAACATCGCTGCCACCACTACAAACTCCACAATTACTAACTCCCCAAACATAACTGCCACCAGGACAAACTCCACAACCACTAACTCTTCAAACACAGCTGCCACCACTACAAACACCTTAACCACTAACTCTTCAAACACCGCTGCAACCAGGACAAACTCCACAACCACTAATTCTCTAAACACAGTTGCCACCACTACAAACTCCACAACCACTAACTCTTCAAACATCGCTGCCACCACTACAAACTCCACAATTACTAACTCTCCAAACACAGCTGCCACCACTACAAACTCCACAACTACTAACTCTTCAAACACAGCTGCCACCACTACACATTCCACAACCATGAATTTTACAAACACAGCTGCCACCACTACAAACACCTCAACCACTAACTCTTCAAACACTGCTGCAACCAGGACAAACTCCACAACTACTAACTCTCCAAACATAGCTGCCACCACTACAAACTCCACAACCACTAACTCTCCAAACACAGCTGCCACCAGGACAAACTCCACAACTACTAACTCCACAAACACAGTTGCCACCACTACAAACTCCACAACCACTAATTCTCTAAACACAGTTGCCACCACTACAAACTCCACAACCACTAATTCTCTAAACACAGTTGCCACCACTACAAACTCCACAACCACTAACTCTTCAAACATAGCTGCCACCACTACAAACTCCACAACCACTAACTCCCCAAACATAACTGCCACCAGGACAAACTCCACAACCACTAACTCTTCAAACACAGCTGCCACCACTACAAGCACCTTAACCACTAACTCTTCAAACACCGCTGCAACCAGGACAAACTCCACAACCACTAATTCTCTAAACACAGTTGCCACCACTACAAACTCCACAACCACTAACTCTTCAAACATCGCTGCCACCACTACAAACTCCACAATTACTAACTCTCCAAACACAGCTGCCACCACTACAAACTCCACAACCACTAACTCTCCAAACACAGCTGCCACCACTACAAACTCCACAACCACTAACACTTCAAACACAGCTGCCACCGCTATAAACACCATAACCACAAACTCTTCAAACAAATCTGCCACCAGGACAAACACCACAACCACTAACTCTTCAAACATCGCTGCCACCACTACAAACTCCACAATTACTAACTCCCCAAACATAACTGCCACCGGGACAAACTCCACAACCACTAACTCTTCAAACACAGCTGCCACCACTACAAACACCTTAACCACTAACTCTTCAAACACCGCTGCAACCAGGACAAACTCCACAACCACTAATTCTCTAAACACAGTTGCCACCACTACAAACTCCACAACCACTAACTCTTCAAACATCGCTGCCACCACTACAAACTCCACAATTACTAACTCTCCAAACACAGCTGCCACCACTACAAACTCCACAACTACTAACTCTTCAAACACAGCTGCCACCACTACACATTCCACAACCATGAATTTTACAAACACAGCTGCCACCACTACAAACACCTCAACCACTAACTCTTCAAACACTGCTGCAACCAGGACAAACTCCACAACTACTAACTCTCCAAACATAGCTGCCACCACTACAAACTCCACAACCACTAACTCTCCAAACACAGCTGCCACCAGGACAAACTCCACAACTACTAACTCCACAAACACAGTTGCCACCACTACAAACTCCACAACCACTAATTCTCTAAACACAGTTGCCACCACTACAAACTCCACAACCACTAATTCTCTAAACACAGTTGCCCCCACTACAAACTCCACAACCACTAACTCTTCAAACATCGCTGCCACCACTACAAACTCCACAACCACTAACTCCCCAAACATAACTGCCACCAGGACAAACTCCACAACCACTAACTCTTCAAACACAGCTGCCACCACTACAAGCACCTTAACCACTAACTCTTCAAACACCGCTGCAACCAGGACAAACTCCACAACCACTAATTCTCTAAACACAGTTGCCACCACTACAAACTCCACAACCACTAACTCTTCAAACATCGCTGCCACCACTACAAACTCCACAATTACTAACTCTCCAAACACAGCTGCCACCACTACAAACTCCACAACCACTAACTCTCCAAACACAGCTGCCACCACTACAAACTCCACAACCACTAACACTTCAAACACAGCTGCCACCGCTATAAACACCATAACCACAAACTCTTCAAACAAATCTGCCACCAGGACAAACACCACAACCATAAACTCTTCAAACACAGCTGCCACCACTACAAACACCTCAACCACTAACTCTTCAAACACAGCTGCCACCAGGACAAACACCACAACTACTAACTCTCCAAACACAGCTGCCACCACTACAAACTCCACAACCACTAACTCTTCAAACACAGCTGCCACCACTACAAACACCTCAACCACTAACTCTTCAAGCACAGCTGCCACCAGGACAAACACCACAACTACTAACTCTCCAAACACAGCTGCCACCACTACAAACTTCACAACCACTAACTCTTCAAACATCGCGGCCACCAGGACAAACTCCACAAGCACCAACTCTCCAAACACAGTTGCCACCACCATAAACACCACAACCACAAACTCTATAAGCATAACTGCCGCTGCTACAAACTCCACAAACACAGCTCCCACAAGTACAAAGCCCACAACCATGAAATTCACAAGTACAGTTGCCACAACCACAAACTTCACAACTACAGTTACCCCAAACACAG TACTTCCAAATGAATATCTGATGGACATTGACATTTACACAAGGAACATAGTAAACCTTAATCTACTGCAGAATATTTTGGAAACACTCAGTTTACCGTTAATAAATACTAACATCAATGTCACTGAAATTAACATCACTACAG TGTGCATCTTGAGTGATGGTGAATATCAGTGCATGTGTGAGGATCAGTATTTCTGGCCCTATGAAATGTGCATCGTATATGGGGCTTGTGATGACAGCATGGATGGCTTGTGTGGCTGCATCAATGCTATTCCAAGTGATGGACAGTTCTGCCAACCAATCAGTGAACtgacta TGCTTCAGACTGAATATCTGCTGGAGATTGAAATTAACACAATGAACATAGCAGAACTTAATTTCCTGAAGAAGATTTTGGAGATACTCAGTTTACCCTTAATAAATAGTAACATCCATGTTACTGAAATTAACATCACTACAG TGTGCACCTTGAGTGATGGTGAATATCAGTGCATGTGTGAGGATCAGTATTTCTGGCCCTATGAAATGTGCATCGTATATGGGGCTTGTGATGACAGCATGGATGGCTTGTGTGGCTGCATCAATGCTATTCCAAGTGATGGACAGTTCTGCCAACCAATCAGTGAGCTGACTA TGCCTCAGACTGAATATCTGCTGGAGACTGAAATTAACGCAATGAACAAAGCAGTACTTAATGTACTGAAGAATATTTTGGAGACACTCAGTTTACCCTTAATAGACAGTAACATCCATGTCGCCGAAATTAACATCACTACAG TGTGCAGTTTGAATGGTACTGAATATCAGTGCAGATGTGAGGATCAGTATGTCTGGCCCTATGAAATGTGCACAGTATATGGGTCTTGTGATGACATCACAGATGGCTCATGTGGATGCATCAGTGCTCTTCCAAATGATGGACACTTCTGCAAACCAATCA TGCCTCAGACTGAATATCTGCTGGAGATTGACATCAACACAATGACCAAAGAAGTGCTTAAACTGCTGAAGAATATGTTGGAGGCACTCAGTTTACCCTTAATAAATAGTGACATCAGTGTCACTGAACTTAACATCACTACAG TGTGCCTTTTGAATGGTACTGAATATCAGTGCAGGTGTGAGGATCGGCATTTGTGGCCGTGTGAAAAGTGCACATTATATGGGTCCTGTGATTACAACGCCAGTGGCTCGTGTGGCTGCATCAATGCCATTCCAAATGATGGACACTTCTGCCAACCAATCAGTGAGATGATGG ATATGTCACCATGTACAACAg tTACCCATGTCATAAGTTTCTCACTGAAAATAAATGAAGAATTTAACTTTGCACTTAGCAACACCtctagtggaaagtacaaaaagtatACAAATGCAATTGTGGATTCC atTAATGGGAGTTACAGCAGTGTATCTGCCTACAAAGTCAATTCTGCAACTGTGACTGGTTTCAG GCCTGGCAGTGTGATTGCAGACTTCAATATTAATGCAGCAAGTGATAACCTTGACCTGGTATCAGCAAACCAGCAAGTAATCGCCCAGCTCCGAAAtcagggatataatatcagtgaTGATGCATTCAGTCGAACTG TTAAGGATGGGCTGTATCAAAGCAGAGACCAAATATATCCAGAGAACAATTTGACACTAACTTGTAACACGAAAGTAAATGACAGCATAACATGGAAAAAGAATGGATATGACCTTGTACCATCAGATaggattttaatttttaaaactaCACTTGTTGTGAAAGAGACTACTCCTAATGATAGTG GTGTatatgaatgcagaacaacaatgAACTCAATGCCTTATGTTATCTGGCAAAGCATTATGATTCCAGAGCCCAATATCCAAGTAAACAGTTCCAAAGATTTTGAATGTGGGAACATCACAAAAAAACTACAGTGTTGTGTGGAGCCGAGCTATAACGTGACATGGATATCCAGCAGGGATTGCAGTGAAAAAG TTGAGGAAAATGGCTGCATATACTGTGACTACAACATGACTGAAAGTGAGTGTAATGCTAATGACCAAATCATGACAGTCATATGTACACTCACTGAAAGTGATTACAGCAAGAGCATCAGGATATCTGCAGTCAACCGAA AATTTGAATGCTCTGATGATGCATTTGGAGTTGGAAATGTGGGAGAAAACAAAACTGGTGACTGTCATGCCGACATGATTGGTTATCAAATAGCTCGCTGTGATGAATCAGGTGATTGGATTGTTACATATGACAGCTGTATCTTGCCAGTCATTAAATATTTGAAAGACAGATCTCAG AATTTATTAGTCATTGACCTTCCAAAATTTGCCCATAATGTAAGCAATGCCACGACTGCACATGTGTCAGAGATAGCAAGGTCTCCTGCAACTATATTAACAATTGTTGAGTTACTGAAAACCATTTCTGACCTCTCACAATCAGTTACTATTCCGATCAACACGATGAGA GATTTTTTGCAAATACTGGATGTCATTGGATCAGCTGAGGCACTGCATGCGTGGCTGCAAATAAACAGCAACGGAACAACCATGATGAAGAGTTCTGAACTTCTGACGTCTATTGAGAGGATTGTACGCAGACTCCCACCTGAATCTTTTGACATAGCAACAAATTACACCTCTCTCAAAAAAAACAAGTCCATTACTAACGGCTTTAATGAGACATTTGGTATAAATTCAACTACCCAGATAAGCATTCCAGTGACCATTCCATGGACGTCCCTCACCGTCATAATTTCTTTGTCTCTTAACATTATCTTACCTGTTCGAAATCAGACCTACAATGACAACAGTCAGACTGGCACCACTCTAAATGGGGATGTAGCTGTGATTGAGCCAAACTCAACAATTAACAGCATCTCTCTTTCCTTTGCATTAAAAAATAAGACACTGGGAAGCCCTCAGTGTGTCTTTTGGAACGTTAATCTTCTGAATGGCATTGGTGGATGGGACCCAACTGGATGTCAACTAAAGCCATTAGGGAATGAATCTGAAAGATATACATGTGAGTGCAATCACACAACCTCTTTTTCAATCCTGATGTCACCATTTCCCCCTGATACAGATAACAAGAAGAAAGCCTTAGACATTATAACTTACATTGGCGTTGGCATTTCAATGGCCAGCTTAGTTTTGTGCCTCATCATTGAAATCATTATATGGAAATCAGTGACAAAAAATGAGACATCTTACATGCGTCATGTCTCCGTTGTCAACATCGCGGTCTCCCTTCTGATTGCGAATATATGCTTCATCATTGGAGCAGCTGTTGTAAAGAAAGGAGTGGAACCCTGCAGTACAGTGACATTCTTCATGCACTTCTTTTATCTCGCCCTTTTCTTCTGGATGTTGCTGTCAGCACTCTTACTCCTCTACCGCACCCTCATGGTCTTTTCCAGAATGTCCAAAGGCACAATGATGGCCATAGCCTTCACTGTTGGCTATGGTGCACCATTAATCATAGCTGTCATTACTGTGGCATCTACAGCTGGAAGCGAAGGATACATTCAAAAAGATTACAACTGTTGGCTGAACTGGAATAAAACGAAGGCCCTCCTGGCATTTGTGATTCCTGCTCTGACTATTGTAGCTATAAACCTGCTGGTACTTATCGTGGTTCTGTGTAAGATGTTAAAGAGAAGAGTTAATGCGTCCATTCAGCCAGATGAGAAACATCCCCTAGTGGTCATTGCGAGATGTGTGGGGATTTTAACACCTCTCTTTGGTCTTACGTGGGGATTCGGCATTGGGACCATGGTGTCATCGAACTTTGGGATTCATGTGGTGTTCGCATTCCTTAATTCACTGCAG GGTTTCTTTATTTTGTTGTTTGGAACGTTACTGGATCAGAAG GTCCGAGAAGCATTGGCAAGAAAGTTGGCACATGCAAACATTAGCTCAAATCGCACCAGG AGCACAAGTACAGGACCATCATCCTGA